CCATCGCGGCGATCTGCGCGCCATCCGGCTGGTCTTCGTCCCTGGTCATATGCACGGCATAAGCGCCAGCCGCATGAACGCTGAGCACGATAATGCCTGCACCAAGCCAACGCCCTGCATCATGCCAAAAGGAATTATGATGGCTATCAGCCGACGCCACATTCTTTATTGGGGGATGTTCGGGCGGAAGCCTGCTCATTTTACTGTGCTCCCTGCGTCGCTGGAGCTTGTGTAGCGGGCGCTTGTGTAGCGGGAGCCGAACCATCGGGAGTCGTCGCTCCGAGTGTTTCAAGGCCCACCAGCGCAATCTTGAGATAGCCTGCTTCACGCAACAGGTTCATCACACGCATCAACTCGCCATAGCCGACATTTTTGTCGGCGCGCAGGAAGACGCGTGCTTCCTTGTTCTTTTCGGATACGACGTCGAGTTTTGGTCCAAGACCTTCACGAACCACAGTGTCGTTGCCAACGCTGATGCTGAGATCTTCTTTGAGCGTCACATAAATCGGCTTGTCAGGGCGCGGCGCAGGTGTTGCGCTCGAAGCAGGCAAGTCCACATTGATGTCAACCGTTGCCAGTGGTGCGGCAACCATGAAGATGATCAGCAGAACCAGCATGACGTCGATAAACGGCGTCACGTTGATTTCATGGTTCAGCTCCAGATCGTCGCCGCCGCCTTCGCGAATTTTGCCAGCCATATTGCTTACTCCGCAGCGTGTAGCTTGCCTTCAGACACACCAGCTGTTCTGAAGTCGAGATCACGGCTTACGAGGCGTTCAACGCCTGCCCCGGCATCAGCCAGCAGCGAGCGATAACCGGTGATGGCGCGGGCAAACACGTTATAGATCACAACAGCCGGGATAGCGGCAACGAGGCCAATGGCTGTTGCCAGCAACGCCTCAGCGATACCAGGGGCAACAACTGCAAGGTTGGTGGTCTGCGCCTGGCTGATGCCGATGAACGAGTTCATGATACCCCAAACAGTACCGAACAGGCCGACGAAAGGCGCGACCGAGCCGATGGTTGCAAGAACGCCCGTACCTTTGGAAAGGCGGCGGCCAGCCTTGGCTTCAATTCGCGACAGACGCGAAGAAACACGTTCTTTAAGTCCTTCGCCACCGGCGCGAGCCAGAGCAGGACCGGAGAGGCGCACTTCGTCTTCCGCCGCACGCACGAGGATTGCAGCAGGTCCTTTCGCACCTTCAAGCGAGCGAACTGCGTCTGACAGCGTTGCAGAATGTCCGATGATCTTCAAAGCGCGCTTGGCACGGCTGCGTGCGCCAGCCAGTTCGAGCGACTTGGCAACCCAGACGGTCCAGGTTGCAAGCGATGCAAGAGCAAGGCCGATCATGACCGACTTGACCACCCAGTCAGCCGCCATGAACATGCCCCAA
The Ochrobactrum sp. BTU1 DNA segment above includes these coding regions:
- the exbD gene encoding TonB system transport protein ExbD; the protein is MAGKIREGGGDDLELNHEINVTPFIDVMLVLLIIFMVAAPLATVDINVDLPASSATPAPRPDKPIYVTLKEDLSISVGNDTVVREGLGPKLDVVSEKNKEARVFLRADKNVGYGELMRVMNLLREAGYLKIALVGLETLGATTPDGSAPATQAPATQAPATQGAQ
- the exbB gene encoding tonB-system energizer ExbB, producing MTGFWRKGFTAAAMGVGLLAFAGSALAQSAPEPATNNPAATSPAPAAPAANEPATPAPTNPAPAPATPAPAAQEPASQAPAANPAPATEPAAAQQPAPEAAQPIAPAAEAPAFVLPHDLSPWGMFMAADWVVKSVMIGLALASLATWTVWVAKSLELAGARSRAKRALKIIGHSATLSDAVRSLEGAKGPAAILVRAAEDEVRLSGPALARAGGEGLKERVSSRLSRIEAKAGRRLSKGTGVLATIGSVAPFVGLFGTVWGIMNSFIGISQAQTTNLAVVAPGIAEALLATAIGLVAAIPAVVIYNVFARAITGYRSLLADAGAGVERLVSRDLDFRTAGVSEGKLHAAE